Below is a window of Tolypothrix bouteillei VB521301 DNA.
ACAAGTAATAGTAATGTTGTAGTCTTTCAACAATGCACCATTATGAAGATTTGGTTGGAACGGGAATCAGCTAAACCTATTTACTTGCAAATACGCGATCGCATCAGTCGTCTGATCGACTCTGGTGTACTGCAACCAGGCGATCGTCTTCCTTCCATCCGCTCGCTAGCGGAAAGTTTGCAAGTTAATAAACTCACAATTGTTGAGGCTTACAACGTTTTAGAAGCAGATGGAATTATTTCCGCCCGTCAGGGAGCGGGATACTTTGTGAATAGTATCAATCGTTTCTCTGCTAAATTAAAATCAACATTTGCTCCCGTGCAAAATGTCATCATTCCAGAGCAGGGTAGAAGCAGTTTTTTTGATATGTATACGGCTACGGTAGAAGCACAAACCCAGCCAGGAATGGTTAATTTTGGTTGTGGTTTTCCTCATCCACCAAAAGATATTGATTTAATTGCAAGACGAGCACTCAGACAGGCTCCCGATGGCTTATTTAAATATGACTTACCTCAAGGACAGCTAACTCTTCGCAGACAAATTGCTCAAATGCTGATACAGCAAGGGATGGAGGTGACAGCAGAAAATTTAATTGTTACCAGTGGTTCCGAGCAAGGGCTGTCCTTGGCATTGCAGTATTATTTACAGCCGGGAGATTGGGCGATCGTAGAAACGCCCACTTATTTTGGTGCGCTTGCGAGTTTGGAAAACTTGGGAGCTAAAATTATTGGTATTCCCATGACTGCTCAAGGCATGAATTTAGATTTACTGGAGAAGTATCTCAAGAGCCATCGTCCAAAACTCATATACACAATTAGTGCCTTACACAATCCTACTGGAATTACAACAACACAAGCACACCGACAAGCATTGCTAGCATTAGCAGAGAAATATGAATGTCCGATTTTAGAAGATAACGCTTACGAAGGATTAACTTTTGAACCCGCTCCTGCGCCAATCAAAGCTTTTGACAAACAAGATTTAGTTATATACTTAGGGACATTTTCTAAAACTTTAATGCCCGGTTTAAGAGTCGGTTACATGGTTGTGACAGGTAAACATTTTCATAAGATACTTGAGCGAAAATTACTTCATGACCTTCACACCTCTACTATTTCTCAAGCAATTGTAAGCGAATACTTGGCTTCAGGACATCTGCGCCGTCACCTCAATCGATTGCGGACGGAAAACCTTCACACTCGCGATGTTATGCTAGCAGCACTAGAGCGTTACTTTCCCCAAGAAGCTAAGTGGACGGTACCGAAAGGTGGGTTATTTCTCTGGGTACAATTGCCAGAACACACTCCCATTCAAACAATACGCATTGAAGCTTTATCTCAAAACGTTTTAGTTCCGTGTCATTCAGTCTTTTTCCCAGATAGGAAAGGATATCCTGCTATGCGGTTGACTTTCACTCCTTCTCCAGAAGAGATTGAGCAAGGTGTCTCTGTTTTGGGTAAATTACTGAAGAGATATCTTTATGCAAAAATTGCCAGTTGAGCGGGGGAACTTCCCAATTCAAAAGTATCCAAGTGTTTTGTGGGAGCAAGTAAAATTTCTGCATTCCATTTGTCTTTGTGCTGTCTAGCCTATAGCTTGTTGAACGGCAAACCATGCATCGCAACTACAAACTATTAAAAGCAAGCAAGTAAACGATAGCCATCATCTCGATTAAGCCGATCGAATTTTTGCAGCAAACCATTATTTTGAGAAACAAATAGTGAATCTCCGTAATCTACTCTATCCCGAGCTAGACCATAAAACCATTGAGTCGTTGAAAGAATCTCCTGAAGATATATTAAGTCCGAATAGCTGTTACAACCTTCAGTTTCTACCAACAACCTTTGCAATTTTTCTAAATCTGTACCTTGAGGAACAAAAACCAATGTATCTGGTTCATAAAAAGATAACAGACACATTGATTCAAAAGAATATTCATTAAGTGGCTCATAAATACCTAAAGGTCGTTTGCTAGCAGCAGTCACGGTCAATTGCTGAATAAATTTATATTTCGTTGGCTCTCGCTCTAACATTAAGAATGAATCATCATCGAATAAGTCAGTCACTAGCCAAGGTGGAGTAATATCACAATCACATACATTCCAAAGACGACCTGCAGGTTCATGGTAACCGCTTAGCAATATAGCTTTTGCCAATGAACTCATTTTACTAGTTACATCATAACTTCTAAGACATAAATTGGTGGATGCTACATTAAGAAAGACATTGCGAAAATTTTGTTCTCTTGATATAAAGCCAAAACATAAAAATCTTTTTGATCCGGCAAAGGGAAAAATAGACCAGAAATAATTAGTTGAGAGAAAATTTAGGAATTCATCTATTTCGTTAAAAGAAGTTTTATACTTGGGACTGTTATATGCAGGGATAGAACCATGAAAGGATAAATGGGACTTTTCTTGAATTATGCGATCGCCATGAATATACCAAGGCTGAGAGTAAGAATAGCCTTGATGAGATGGTATATCTTCGACTGAAGTTAAGTGGTTGTCTCCTTGCGTATCGCAGATAAAAACATTAGAAGATGTTTTTTTGAGAAATTCATCTATTGTCTTAATTAGAAAAGGTCGATAGTCAATAAACAAACTAAGATAATACACGAGTTTTTTAGATAAATCTAATAGCGTTCTCTTAAAAATGCTAACATCTCTTCGTACAATGGAAAGCCGCGACCCCGGCTTTCCCGAGCAGTCGATAAAATGTGCGGCATTTCAATCAACGATTGTTGAGCAGCATCCACAAACAACTCCAATAATGGGGAAAGGTTGTTCTGTTGTTGACCCTCCACAATCGCATCAATATACGCTTTACGCACCTGATTGGAAATTACCACGATTGGATAGCCAGATCTTAATAACAGCAAATTCATTAACAATCTTCCCGTGCGTCCGTTCCCATCGCGAAACGGATGAATTGAAACAAATCGCAAATGAGCTTCTGCTGCAAACTCAATTGGGTGCTGAACCGCAGTTTCTGACGAATTCAACCAAGTGACAAACTCAGTTATTAACTCGTTGAGTAAATAGTGTGGAGGATAGAGATACTCAGTTCCAACCGCTTTAACATCAAGTTGACGGTAGCGTCCTGCTTCTTCAGGAGAAATTGCCTGTAGAATTAAATTATGAATTTGTTTGATTTCCCATTCTCCAATAGGGGTTGAGTTTTGGGCAAGTTGCTCAATATAATCGATCGCATCTTTATGACCGATGACTTCTAAATGTTCGCGTAGCGTTTTCCCACCAATTGTGATTCCGGTTTCTAATACTAAAGCAGTTTCACTTTGTGTCAAAGTGTTGCCTTCAATCGCGTTTGAGTTATAGGTAAAGCGCACATCATAGAGTTTCTTAAGTTCTGCAACCACTGTTGTCGGGAGTGGACGAAAGCTATCCAACCAAGCTTTAAGTTGATTCACCTGCTGAAATTTATCTGAAAGTGTCATATTTGGCAAAAGTGACAAGCGATTTTGAATTTCTTGTGTCACATCAGGAAGGCGATGTTGAATCAGCATTTGAATAAAGGTATCGTAGCATCGAGCGGCAATTTCAGTAAATGAGGCAGGAGACGTGCTAGATGGTACTTGATTGACAGCCATAAAATATTGCTTGTTAAACCTTAGCTCTTTAGAGTCCAAACTTGCTTGGGTCATATTATCCGCCTTGCTGTTTGAACACAAACTTAAGATCCATTTTAGAAAAAACTTATAAGTATGAGCTAGCTGATATGTCAATCCTATTTGATTTATGAAATACAAGTAGGTAGGGCTATGCCGTACAGAAAGCTTTCGTGCTTGGCAATGCCCACCCTACAGTACTTAAAATTTTTCTCGAATGATTGAGGATTGTTATGTTATTAAGCACAAGTAGTGTCTGGCTTAAATTTATAAGCAGTAGCTTAATATCAGCGTTATGCAAAGCGATTGGGCTTGATGATTGCAGAAATATAACTGGAACCAAGAACTGTATTTCACCGTCCCAAAGCAGACAATCTTTATGATGCATTAGTGCTACAGCGATTGCCTAAGGGCAAAGCGTGGCGTTTATGCGCTTGCGAGAATAATACCAAATATCAACCGGGGCTACAAATGATTCCTTAACTTATACGGAGTTGCATCAAAGATATCACTTGTTGATGGGACAAGGGAGACAAGGGAGAAAGTACGATGTATGAACACAACTTGGTATTACCTTTTTAAAAAGGCGTTAAATCTGCTAAAAGTTCGTGAAAATGGATACAATCTATCAGTAGAAGAAAATCAAGAAACTTTTCCGGAATTTCACCGACTTACTTTGTATCCTCCATTAGTAGACGATAGTAGAAACCGACATTAAAACAACAGGATAGTTGATGAAAATACGGCTATTCTACACAAACAAATTACTATTTCCAAACTCACAATAACGGAGATTAAATAACATGGAAACTCGTAACCAAAATTCTAAATTTGGCGTATCTTCTCTTAAGAAAAGTGCAGCAGTCGCTGGTCTATTGTTTGTAACAACATTAAGCTCGGCATTTGCAACTGGTATGGCTCCTGCTCGAGCTGGTTATGATGATTATAATGACCAATCTACATACTACTCTCAAGCTTATGGTGGTCGGCGTGCTCCCGTTCGCACAGTGCAAGTCACTGCACCGACTGCAGTCATTATTCGTTCCGGTCCGGGTTTGAATTATGAAAGAATCGGCAGAATCCCTAACGGACATTACGTCAGAGTCAGCTATTCTTCAGGGAACTGGTCAAAGCTTGTTGGCGGTCCTGGTTGGATTAGTTCTGATTACATTGCTGGTACTGGCGGTCGTCGCGATCGCGTTTATACTGCACGAGTTAATGCACCTGTTGGAGTGGTTATTCGTTCCGGTCCTGGTTCTGACTATACAAGAATCGGTAGCATACGTCATGGAGAGTATGTCAGAGTGAGCTATTCTTCTGGAGATTGGGTAAAGCTTGCTGGGCGACGCGGTTGGGTTCATGCTGACTACCTTGACTAGACGCTAATTTGAATGTGAGTTTGACAGACCTCACACTCAAGCTCTCTCCTAAAACAACAGAGCATTCGGGTGACATCCTTCCCTCATTTAAGCCTCTTTAGTTCCTCGTTCCCAGGCTCCGCCTGGGAATGCTTTGAGGGAGGCTCCACCTCTACCCATCAGGTTAGGCGGAGCCTCTTGTACCTACGAGGCGAGGCGTCTGACCCATAATTAGCACTCCTTATTCAGTAGATGTGAGTAGCCAGTGCGTATAATGATGTGCTTTTACCCATTTTGTATCCTAATTTTTGCAAGATTATAGTTCAAAGTTGCCATGATATGCTTCAAGTCTATATTTTTATTAAAAATTAAATTAACATTAGTGAACTGAATTATACGATTGAATTGCTATTTTATTAGAATCTTCAATATCTATTTCCAAATATTTTTCTTTAATAAACTTAATTAATTTTTTTAAAGCATTTTCTGTAACATCAATTGCATTATGAAAATTAGAATAATCTATATCCCATTGGTCACGTATATTTATGGGGAATGAATTCTTTGTTTCGTACTCATCGCTAGGACGAAACTGTTCCCCTGCTAAAATTTCATCTCTGGGAATGCAAGTTTTGAATACTGACGGAAGCATAGAAATATCTAGATGGTTTGTAGTTGACAGCCAACAACTAACCGCCAACAATTATCTGTTTTTAAATATACTAAAGTGTTTTTTGACTTATATTAAACACAAATTGGTTTGTCTGTATTAATTAGACCCCTGGCACTAGCCCACCCACGGATAAAGTTTCGGATTTCATTAACGCGGGATGTCCGATCTGTCTTGCCATCTCTGATGCCTAAAAGAGAATTATGCTGTTTAAGAATATAGGGGATAAATCCAGACAAATCATCATATTCTTCAGGGTCTTTATAGCCTGGGTTTAGCCAATGAATAAATAGCTCATATTTGTGTTCTATAAAATATTGAATTGTTGCTCCTACAGCATCATTTGGGTACTCCATTGAGCAAAGAACGATACGTGGATTCTCAAAATTAATAAGACTTTTGGGGTTAAGAATTTCTTTCACATCCTTGCCACGTTCTCCAGGTGAACCATTGATCGGGAAGACGTTTACCCAATCTTTCTGATTTTTGGAGAGATATAATCGACGCTCGTTTCCATAATGGCTAGTTTTTACAGTTGCTCCAAATAAATCTTCCCAAGTTGAACTCTTGCCTGCATTACTGTGTCCTACAACTCCAACCAATAAACGATCGGTCATACTTAGATGCCAAATATTGCTTTGGAACAATCTAACCTCTACTAGAAAACACTGTCTTCAGCAAATTACCGGAATACTGAAAATAGGAGTTTACATACCTAATTCTGACCGCGATCGCAGTCGAGAGACTGTTTTCAGTGAAAACACCAGAAGATTTTGGTTGTTCAAACGGTTTTTTACAGCACAACATTTTGTCACGTAACCATCAGGGTTTCAGGTTACAAAAATTGGTAGGGTTTTGACAGCCAAAACAGCCTTATAAATCTCATTTGTCTTATTGGGTAGCCACCGAGATACGTGCAAAAAAAGACACGTTGTAAAGTTTTGTGCAGCTAATCGTCAAAAACCTTGATTTGCCGTTGTTTCAGCCTCAACCTCAACTTGACTATTTAAATGAAGACATTTCCTAAAAGGATCATTAAATAGGGGTTTATTTCTTCGTTATACAAAGTAAACGACAACAACAAAAGCGTGGTTTTATCGTGCAAAATTTTGATTTGTTCATTATCATTTTTGGGCCATTTAGTAAATCGACAAGGCATTCTATGCAACATTTATTCAGGAGCGAACGTACAGTACAAAATTCCCAAAATGCTGTTCTAGCTCCTTAAGATAGGTTATTGATAGCGCAATTTTGCTAAATCTCAACAGGTGAAATATTTCTCGGTACTTTTAAAGCACGGCGAGCCTTCTCAATATTTCTCCTAGTAGCTCTAGCGCCTGCAAAATCGCCAATCTTCCGATTTATGGTTAATGCTTCTTCAAAAAATTTTAGAGCTAGAGAATAGTCACCTAAAATATAGTAGATAATTCCAATAGAGTTAAGAGCTTTAGCTTCATTTGGTCGATTATCCAGTTTTCTCAAAAGAGATAATGCTTGCTGATAATAATACAGTGCTTGGTCGTATTGTTTGAGTTTGTAATAGACCAATCCAATATTCCTAAGATTCTTTTCTTCCCAATAACTTTGCCCAAACGAGCGTGTTAGTAATAAAGACAATTGATAGTATTTCAGTGCTTGTTCGTAGTTTCCTAGATCGCTATAGTTTAAACCGATGTTATTGAGAGCCAGTGCTTGCGCTTCTAAGTCTCTCCCCTCTTTCGCGATCGATAACGCTTGCTCGTAGTAATTGAAAGCTTGGTTATATTTCCCTTGCTTGTTATAAATAAGACCAATATTATTAAGAAGTACCCCTTCTCCCTTGCGATCGCTCGTTTCCTTTGCAATAGCTAGTGCTTGCTTGGTGTACTCCATCGCCTTTGCATACTGTTGTAATTCACAGTAGATCAATCCAATAGCAGTGAGGGCGATTCCTTCACCCTCACGAGAGCCAGATTTTTTCCAAACATCTAACGCCTGCTCAAACACCTCTAGAGATTCTTGAAATTTCCCTTGATTGTAAAGTTCATTTCCCCGTCGATCTAGTTCAATCGCGTAACTGTTCCTTGCAAAAGGTAAGACATTGGAAGAATGTCTTACCTGTGGAGATAAAACAGCCAGAAGTAAAGATGCTAAAACCAAGCTAAACCAAAGAAATCTAGAGTGCATGGGAAGACCAAATCAAGTCAATAGGTAGATGCTTCGCATCCCCACTTCAGTTAGTATTCCCAAAATCAATATCATGGTATCACTGAAAATTTTTTAACTACCCAGACACTTTTACTCTCTTGTGACTGAGTATGTGGTACTGAAGAGAAACTACTTAACCACTTTGTGAAGCATAGAACTTGTTACCGATAATATTTCTAATTTCCTCCACGATCTCGTTATACTTGGAGTCAGGTAAAACGGGTTGTGCTCCTTGTCGCGATATCACTTCCTCCAAATCGATCCACGATTTACAACCCCCATATTCTTGGCGGTATGGAATCTCCCACTCTTGAGGTAGTTTGTAAACCCTTAAGAGGAGAACATATAAAGGCTGATGCTGTTTCCATTTGAGGCGATCGCTGATAAAAGACTCGCTCCAAATATGGAATGCTTCTAAAGCTTTTACAATTGATTCATCACTGACCTGAAAAATATCAGTAATTTCTGCCCAACTGCCAATACGTAGTGTTTCTGGATGCCAACCTGGTGTAACAGGAGTAACCAAATTGGCATAGTCTGGTTTTAATAAGAAAGGCTGTTGATGCTCGTAAGTTGGGTAGAGTAAAATTTGCTCGTGGGCTACTTGGAAGCGCCCGCCTTGTTCTTGAATACCCCCTTTACGTAGAAGCATAATTGTTTTACCGCTTTCCAAGGCATTGATAGCAGTAGCCCATTCTTTAAGTGCGTGAGAAGTGATAGTTATGTCTTGCATAAAGAACTACATTGAAATCTAAATTTAATACTTCAATCAAGCATATCCTTACAAAGTAGCATCTGCAATTAGTTATAAATTTTTTTACCCCACTCAATAGAAAAAAACTTCTTTAATCTCATATCATAGTACAACCTTAGACCATGCTTTAGATAGACGAGTCAGTTCAGTCACAGAGTTAACTTATAGAGGTAAACATTAATATCTCATGCAAGACTTTTTGCTGAACTTACCAAAAACTTCAGTGTAAGTTATGGGAAGAGTTTAAGATCCAGCAACCAACATTTGCTGAAAGTTTTTAATGAATGTAAGGAGACTCCAATGAACGGAAACAGCGAGAAGAAATTATTCAAAGTCTTAACTAGTACAGTAGGTATTTTTGGTGCTAGTTTTTTACTAAGTCTGCCAGCATTTGCAATGCCTAATTCTAACTCTCGTGGTGTCAAAGTTAGTGAAGCTCCTGTAGATACCTTATACAGTCAAAGCCAGGTACCCGAACCAACGGGTGGTAATACCATGGAGCGGATGCGACAAGGTGAAAATCTAAATAATAACAGAAATACAAATAACACCAATACTGGTAGCCAGGGCTCTCAAAACGGTGTCAACAGTCAAAGCCCAGTACCCGAACCAACGGGTGGTAATACCATGGAACGGATGCGACAAGGTGAAAATCTAAATAATAACAGAAATACAAATAACACCAATACTGGTAGCCAGGGCTCGCAAGACGGTATCAATACCCAAACATCGGGAGATCCCAATAACACCACGAACCAAGACCAGCGCTATCTAGGTGGTAGCAACAATGGTGGGACATCAGAATATCCCAACAGCAACACGAACCAAGACCAACGCTATCAAGGTGGTAGCAATACTGATAGACAAGACTCTCAATATAACACGCCTTCTGGTTCGCAGCAAAATCAGTACAACACACCTTCTGGTTCGCAGCAAAATCAGTACAATACACCTTCTGGTTCGCAGCAAAATCAGTACAACACACCTTCTGGTTCGCAGCAAAATCTTAACAACGACAATTCAACAGGCGGACAAAATACTAATGGTGGTGTAAGAGCTCTTTGGTAAGTTCTTTAGGTAATGAATGACCTATTTTACCCGAAGTGAGTTAGATTCCCGGCTTCTTTAAGAAGTCGGGAATCTTATGAGTAATCAACGAGATTTTTTTCATCCTTCATACTTTTTTGTTAGCTCAGATGTTTAAGCAATTATTCAAGATATTTTTCTTACTTTGTGTAGTTTATATATATTCGAGTTCTCAAACTGTACTAGCTAGTGAGGATAAGAGCCGAAATGTTTTACAAAACTCGGTCAATGAACCAGTTGATACTCAAATCAACGATCTAATCACTCAGCCTGTTCGCTTAAAAATAAATCTTCGCAAACGTCAAGTAACAGTTTATCAAGGAAAAAATTTAATCAAAAGTTATCCAATTGCTGTAGGACGACGAGGTTGGGAAACTCCTGTCGGTAGTTTTCGAGTTCGTGATATGTTGGTGAATCCAACTTGGATTCACCCTAAGACGGGTAAAGCTATCCCAGGGGGAGATGCACAAAATCCGCTTGGTAATTATTGGATTGGATTTTGGACAAACGGTAAGGACTGGGTTGGCTTTCACGGAACTCCAAATCCCGAGACTGTGGGTACTGCTGCTTCCCACGGTTGTATCCGGATGTACAACCAAGATATTGAGGAATTATTCCAGTTGGTGAGTGTTGGAACACCTGTCACCGTTCAACGATAGGTTATGGTTATTTTGCGATCCTTCCGTAGGAAATGTCTCTAATATTGACTAAGGTAGACCTATCAGAATACAAATATGGAAAAGCGACGCTTGGGCACATCAGATGTGCAAATAACACCCATTTTGATGGGAACTTGGCAAGCTGGGAAAAAAATGTGGGTCGGAATTGAAGATGCTGACTCCATTAAAGCCCTAAGAGCAGCTTTTGAAGCTGGGATTACGACTATTGACACTGCAGAAGTTTATGGTGAAGGGCATTCAGAACGAATTGTAGCTGAAGCTTTATCTGATGTTCGCGATCGCGTTGAGTATGCTACCAAAGTTTTTGCCAACCGTCTGAAGTACGAACAAGTCATTGAGGCTTGCGATCGCTCCCTAAAAAACCTCAACACCGATTATATTGACTTATATCAAATTCACTGGCCTTCTGGGTCATTTAATTCTGAGGTCGTTCCTATAGAAGAAACAATGAGTGCTCTTAATCAGTTGAAAGAGCAAGGTAAAATTCGGGCAATTGGCGTTTCTAACTTTTCTCGCGCCCAACTAGAAGAAGCCTCCCAGTACGGACGTATTGATAGCTTGCAACCTCCTTACTCTTTATTTTGGAGATATGTAGAGCAGGATGCTGCTCCCTACTGTGTAGAAAACAATATTTCCATCCTTGCTTATTCACCTTTAGCTCAAGGGCTGTTGTCAGGAAAATTTGAACGAGGTCATCGATTCGACCCTCAAGACAACCGCGCTAAAAATAAGTTGTTTCAAGGCGAAAACTTTGAACGCGCCCAACAAGCTTTAGATAAATTGCGTCCCATTGCAGAACGCCACCAGTGTACCCTCGCTCAACTCGCCTTGGCTTGGTTAATCGCTCAACCGCAAGCGAATGCGATCGCAGGCGCAAGATACGCAGAGCAAGCTCAAGCCAACGCAAAAGCTGCTTCTGTGGAACTTTCCCCCCAAGAATTGCAAGAAATAGATGCTATAGGACGTATTGTGACCGATCCTTTGGATAAAAATCCTATTATGTGGGACTGGTAATTTTGCGAAATTC
It encodes the following:
- a CDS encoding PLP-dependent aminotransferase family protein: MKIWLERESAKPIYLQIRDRISRLIDSGVLQPGDRLPSIRSLAESLQVNKLTIVEAYNVLEADGIISARQGAGYFVNSINRFSAKLKSTFAPVQNVIIPEQGRSSFFDMYTATVEAQTQPGMVNFGCGFPHPPKDIDLIARRALRQAPDGLFKYDLPQGQLTLRRQIAQMLIQQGMEVTAENLIVTSGSEQGLSLALQYYLQPGDWAIVETPTYFGALASLENLGAKIIGIPMTAQGMNLDLLEKYLKSHRPKLIYTISALHNPTGITTTQAHRQALLALAEKYECPILEDNAYEGLTFEPAPAPIKAFDKQDLVIYLGTFSKTLMPGLRVGYMVVTGKHFHKILERKLLHDLHTSTISQAIVSEYLASGHLRRHLNRLRTENLHTRDVMLAALERYFPQEAKWTVPKGGLFLWVQLPEHTPIQTIRIEALSQNVLVPCHSVFFPDRKGYPAMRLTFTPSPEEIEQGVSVLGKLLKRYLYAKIAS
- a CDS encoding Fic family protein, producing MAVNQVPSSTSPASFTEIAARCYDTFIQMLIQHRLPDVTQEIQNRLSLLPNMTLSDKFQQVNQLKAWLDSFRPLPTTVVAELKKLYDVRFTYNSNAIEGNTLTQSETALVLETGITIGGKTLREHLEVIGHKDAIDYIEQLAQNSTPIGEWEIKQIHNLILQAISPEEAGRYRQLDVKAVGTEYLYPPHYLLNELITEFVTWLNSSETAVQHPIEFAAEAHLRFVSIHPFRDGNGRTGRLLMNLLLLRSGYPIVVISNQVRKAYIDAIVEGQQQNNLSPLLELFVDAAQQSLIEMPHILSTARESRGRGFPLYEEMLAFLRERY
- a CDS encoding SH3 domain-containing protein encodes the protein METRNQNSKFGVSSLKKSAAVAGLLFVTTLSSAFATGMAPARAGYDDYNDQSTYYSQAYGGRRAPVRTVQVTAPTAVIIRSGPGLNYERIGRIPNGHYVRVSYSSGNWSKLVGGPGWISSDYIAGTGGRRDRVYTARVNAPVGVVIRSGPGSDYTRIGSIRHGEYVRVSYSSGDWVKLAGRRGWVHADYLD
- a CDS encoding tetratricopeptide repeat protein — translated: MHSRFLWFSLVLASLLLAVLSPQVRHSSNVLPFARNSYAIELDRRGNELYNQGKFQESLEVFEQALDVWKKSGSREGEGIALTAIGLIYCELQQYAKAMEYTKQALAIAKETSDRKGEGVLLNNIGLIYNKQGKYNQAFNYYEQALSIAKEGRDLEAQALALNNIGLNYSDLGNYEQALKYYQLSLLLTRSFGQSYWEEKNLRNIGLVYYKLKQYDQALYYYQQALSLLRKLDNRPNEAKALNSIGIIYYILGDYSLALKFFEEALTINRKIGDFAGARATRRNIEKARRALKVPRNISPVEI
- a CDS encoding DUF1802 family protein — translated: MQDITITSHALKEWATAINALESGKTIMLLRKGGIQEQGGRFQVAHEQILLYPTYEHQQPFLLKPDYANLVTPVTPGWHPETLRIGSWAEITDIFQVSDESIVKALEAFHIWSESFISDRLKWKQHQPLYVLLLRVYKLPQEWEIPYRQEYGGCKSWIDLEEVISRQGAQPVLPDSKYNEIVEEIRNIIGNKFYASQSG
- a CDS encoding L,D-transpeptidase; protein product: MFKQLFKIFFLLCVVYIYSSSQTVLASEDKSRNVLQNSVNEPVDTQINDLITQPVRLKINLRKRQVTVYQGKNLIKSYPIAVGRRGWETPVGSFRVRDMLVNPTWIHPKTGKAIPGGDAQNPLGNYWIGFWTNGKDWVGFHGTPNPETVGTAASHGCIRMYNQDIEELFQLVSVGTPVTVQR
- a CDS encoding aldo/keto reductase, encoding MEKRRLGTSDVQITPILMGTWQAGKKMWVGIEDADSIKALRAAFEAGITTIDTAEVYGEGHSERIVAEALSDVRDRVEYATKVFANRLKYEQVIEACDRSLKNLNTDYIDLYQIHWPSGSFNSEVVPIEETMSALNQLKEQGKIRAIGVSNFSRAQLEEASQYGRIDSLQPPYSLFWRYVEQDAAPYCVENNISILAYSPLAQGLLSGKFERGHRFDPQDNRAKNKLFQGENFERAQQALDKLRPIAERHQCTLAQLALAWLIAQPQANAIAGARYAEQAQANAKAASVELSPQELQEIDAIGRIVTDPLDKNPIMWDW